Within the Kiloniellales bacterium genome, the region ACGTGCTTGAGGTTGCGCGCCGAGAGGTGGATCGCGAGCGTCGCGCCGGAAGCGCCCAAGGCGGCGAGCTCCTCGCCCGGCGGCATGGCCGAGGCCTTCATGGCGGTGCGGGTCAGCACCACGGTCTGGCTGACCCCCGGCAGGGTCAGCTCCTGGCCCAGGAGCGCCGCAGCCGCGGCGTAGGCCGGCACGCCCGGCGTGATGTCGTAGGCGATGCCGAGTTCCTTGAGGCGGCGGATCTGCTCGGCGATGGCGCCGTAGAGCGAAGGGTCGCCGGAGTGCACCCGCGCGACGTTCTGGCCGTCCCCGTCGGCGCGGCGCATCTCCTCGACGATCTCGTCCAGGGTGAGCGGCGCCGTGTCCAGGACCCGCGCGTCCGGCGCCGCGTGGGCCAGAACCTCCTCGGGTACCAACGACCCGGCATAGAGCACGACCGGGCAGGCGGCGATCAGGTCGCGGCCGCGCAGGGTTATCAGGTCGGCCGCGCCCGGCCCGGCGCCGATGAAATGTACGGTCATGCCGAAGCCTCCAGGTCGTCGGCCCGCTTGGCGGCGTAGCCGCGCGGCGTATAGACCCAGCAGCCGCCGTCACCGCGCGCCACGCGCCGGGTCTCACGCGAGCCGACCAGCACGACCGTCAGCATGTCGACGCGCGCCGGCGTCAGCTCCTTCAGATCGATCACCTCGACCGTCTCGCCTTCGCGGCCGAGGCGGCGGGCGAGCACGACCGGAGTCTCCGGCGGCCTCGCCCGGCCCAGGATCTCGACCGCCGCCTCGAGCTGGCGCTTGCGCCGCTGGGAGACGGGGTTGTAGAGCGCTACCACGAAGTCGCCCTCGGCGGCGGCCTTGAGGCGTCGCTCGATCGCCGGCCAGGGGGTCAGCAGGTCGGACAGCGAGATGGCGCAGAAGTCATGACCCAGGGGCGCGCCGATGCGCGCGGCCGCCGCTTGCAGGGCCGAGAGGCCCGGGGCGACCGAGATCGCGACCCGCTTCCACTCGGGGCGGTCCGCGCGGTCGAGGAGTTCGAAGACCAGGGCCGCCATGGCGTAGATGCCCGGGTCGCCGGAGCAGACCAGGGCCACCTGGCGGCCCGCGGCGGCGAGGTCGAGGGCCGCCCTGACTCGCGTCTCCTCCTCGCCGAGGTCGTAGTCGTGCCGCCGCTTGCCCTCGGCGAGGCCGCCGAGCAGGTCGAGATAGAGCCGGTAGCCGACCAGGTCCGAGGCCCCGGCCACCGCCGCCTCGACCTCCGGCGTGCGCCAGTTGGGATCACCGGGCCCCAGACCGATCACGGAAAGACGGCCGCGCGGCGCGCCGACCGGCCCGATCTGCCCGGGCGCCAGGGCGACGGCGCAGGTCCCGCGCGTCGAGCGGGTCTTTTCGACCAACAACCTGCCCTCCGGCCCGGCCGCCGCCAAGGCGGCACCTTCGGAGACCCCATGACACCCGACCTCGCGGAACACCAAGTCCGAAGGCCTGGAGAGTCGCGGCGTCTCGGCTTCCAGTCGGTCCGCATCGAAGAACCGGGCCTCGACGCCGAGCGCTTCGGCGACCGCGTGCACCGCCGCTTCGTCGGCCTTCAAGTCCAGCGAGTAGACGCCGGCCACCGCGGCTTCGGCGAGCCCGGCTTGCGCCAGGCAGCGGCGCGCCAGGGCGATCAGTTCCTCGGCCTCCGCACCCCGCTCACAGCCGAGACCGAGCGCCAGGCGCGCCGGGTGATAGATCAAGGTGAGATCCGAGCCCGCGCGCCGCTCCACGGTCACCTGGATGCTGAGCGCGCCGTCGTCGCGGAAAGGGATTCCGCTGTCGGAGAGCCAGGGCGCCGCGCCCTCCAACCGAACCGACGCGCCGTCGAGCAGCGCGGCACCGAAGGCCTTGTGGTGTTCGGGATTGGCCAGGCGCCAGCCCGGCGGCGGGTCGTCCAGCGCGACACCGAAGCGGCGGTCGCCTGCGGTGGTGATCGCCGGCGCGACCGCCAGAATGGCCCCGAGCCCCCGCGCCAGGGCATTGGCGCCGCGATGACCGCCGAGCAGCGGCACGACCGCCGCACCGTCCTCGGCCAGCGCGAGGACCGGCGGCTCCGCGCGCTTGTCCGAGAGGAGCGGCCCGAGGGCCCGCACCAGGATTCCGGCGGCGCAGAGACCGACGATCGGCCGCCCGGCCAGAAACAAATCCCTCAGGTGCTCCAGGGTATCCCGGAAAACCACCGGGGCCGCATCGGCCCGCCCGGCCAGGCCGTGTACCTCCGCGCGCGGCAGGGACTCCGCGAGCCGCAGCGCCAGCTCCGCGCCCTTGCCCGTCAGGGCGACGAAGACGACGGTCTCGGCGGCGGCGCTCATGCCCAGGCCTCCCCGCGCGTGTGGACCAGGATCATGGAGAAGTAGGGCACGGCGGCCGGGTCGACCGCGTCGAGCGGCAGGATCTTCTGGCTCGCCATGGTGGCGCGCTCGACATAGCGCGCCCGGCCGGCGAGACCGAGCTCCTCCAGCACGGAACGGATGCGCGGGAAGTGCCGGCCGACCTTGATTAGCGCGGCGGCCTGGCAATCCGCGAGGCGTGCTTTCAGCTCCGGGTCCGGCAGGGGCCCCGGCACCACCGACAGGACGTCGTTGCGCGCCGCCAGGGGCGCGCCGAGCACGGCGGCGCAGGCGGTCAGCGAGGAAACGCCGGGCACGACCTCGACGGGGAAGTCCTCGGCCATGCGTCCGAAGAGGTACATGAAGGAGCCGTAGAAGAAGGGATCGCCTTCGCAGAGCACGGCGACGTCGCGGCCCTCAGCGAGGTGACCGCCGAGCTCCGCGGCGCTGCGGTCGTAAACCTCCTGCGCCGGGAAGCGGGCGACCTCGATCGGCATGCGGATCGCGACTTCCGCCTGTCCGCCGGGCAGCAGGTCGGCGACGATTGCGCGGGCCAGGCTCTCGCCCTTCTCCGGCGCCGGGTAGGCGAGTACCGGCGCGGCGCGCAGGAGGCGCAGCGCCTTCACGGTGATCAGTTCGGGATCGCCGGGGCCGATGCCGAGTCCATAGAGGGTTCCGGTCATGGCTTGGTCACCGCGTAGGTCGTGACCGGCATGAGCGGCCGCCAGCCGGTAAAGGGGCCGACCGCCTCTGCCCGCGAGACGGCGATCCGGGTGAGCCGGCCGCCAATTGCGTCGCGCCAGGCGACAACCGCCTGCTCGCCTTCCAGCGTGACCACGTTGGCCACGAACCGACCGCCCGGCTTCAGGGCCCGCCAACAGGCTTCGAAGAGACCGTCGGTGCCGGCGCCGCCGCCAACGAAGACCGCGTCCGGCGCCTCCAGTCCGGCCAGCGCCCCCGGCGCCTCGCCCGCGACGATCTCCAGCTTGGGCGCGCCCAGCGCGGCCGCGTTCTCGGCGATGAAGGCCAAGCGGTCCGGATGCCGCTCGATGGCGATCGCCCGCGCCCGCGGCGCGGCGCGCATCCACTCAATCGCGATCGAGCCGCAGCCCGCGCCGACGTCCCAGAGCAGCTGTCCGGGGACCGGCGCCAGCGCGGCCAGGGTCGCCGCGCGCACCTCGCGCTTGGTGAGCTGTCCGTCGCTGCGGAAGGCCTCGTCGGGCAGGCCAGGCGTGCGCGGCAGCAGGGCCGCGCCCGCTCCGGCCACGCAAGCCACCGCGACGGTATTGAGGTCGGCGAGATCGTCCCGCGCCCAGGCCGCGGCGGTCCCTTCGATCAGCCTCTCCTTCTCGCCGCCCATGTGCTCCAGGACGGCGAGGCGGCTCTCGCCGTAGCCCCTTGCCGTCAGCAGTTCGGCGACCTGGCCCGGGGTCTCGCCGTTCTCGGAAAGCAGCAGCAGCCTGGCGCCGGGCTGCAGGTAAGCGTGGAGCAGTGCCAGCGGCCGGCCGTGCAGCGTCAGGCACTCCACGTCGGCGAGGCTCCAGCCGAGGCGCGCGGCGGCCAGCGAGAAGGCCGAGGGGCCCGGCAGGACGACCATCTCTTCCTGCTCGACGTGCCGCGCCAGGGTCACGCCGATGCCGTAGGCCATGGGATCGCCGGTCGCCAGCACGCAGATCTTCTGGCCGCGCCGGCCGGCGATCTCCTCGACCAGGTCGCGGATCGGGCTGGTCCAGGTCAGCCGCTCCCGGCCGTCGTCCGGCACCATGGCGAGGTGGCGCTTGCCGCCGACCAGGACCTCGGCCTGGTCGACCAGGGCGCGGGCCGCCGGGTCGAGCCCGCCCAGCCCGTCCTCGCCGAGCCCGACGATGGAGAGCCAGGGCATCATGCCGCACCGCCCGCCAGCGCGTTGACGGCCGCCGCCGCCAGGGCGCTGCCGCCGCGCCGGCCGCGCAGGGTGAGGTAGGGTATGCCGAGGTCGGCCTCGATCAGCGCTTCCTTCGACTCCGCGGCGCCGATGAAACCGACCGGAAAGGCGAGGATCGCCGCGGGCCTGGGCGCGCCGTCCCGTAGCTCCTCGAGCAGGCGGAAGAGCGCGGTCGGCGCGTTGCCGATCGCAACCACCGACCGCTTCAGATGAGGACGCCAGAGCGATACGGCCGCCGCCGAGCGGGTCGTCGCCTGCTCCCGCGCCAGGTCCGGGACCCGACGGTCGTTGAGCGTGCAGAGAATGTCAATGTCGCCGGGAAAGCGGCTCCTGATGATGCCCGCCGCCACCATGGTGCAGTCGACCAGGATGGGCGCACCGAGGTCGAAGGAAGCGCGTGCGGACTCGCCGACTTTGCCGCTCCAGGACAGGTCCCGGACGATCTCCGGCTCGCCGCAGGCATGGACCAGGCGCAGCACGACCCCGACCAGCGGCGCCGGCACCTGCGACAAGTCGGTCGCCGCCCGCACGGCCGCGAAGGACCGACGGTAGATCTCCTCCGGGTCGCGCAGGTAGTCGATGGCGGCCTCCTGGGTCATGGGTAGTGCCTATGTCGTGGAACAGGCTCCACTGTCATTGCCGGACGGGCGAAGCCCGAGTGCTCCGCACTTCCGGCAATCCAGGGGCGGCCGGCATCCCTGCATGCCCGGATCAAGTCCGGGCATGACAAGTGAGAGAAGGTGAACGTAAGCATCATGCCCTTAGCCCTGGGCGCGCTTCTTCATGGAGCGCGGGCCGAGCGGGTGGTCGGCGTGGGGATAGGGATGGTGGTGATGCCCGTGGCTATGTCCATGGCCATGGCCGTGGCTGTGACTATGACTGTGGCTGTGACTGTGCGCCTGGTCGCCGGCGTGCGCGTGGCCATGGCTGTGCCCGTGACTGTGACTATGGCTGTGGTCGTGCTTGTCAGCATCGGTGCCGATGCCTTCCACGTGATGGTGGTGGCTCTCCTGGGGCAGCCCGACCTCGGCCTCGAAGCCAAGAATCTGCTCTCGGTACTTGCAGAGCTTGCAGTTCATGTTGTTGTCGCCGGTTTCGATCTCCTGCACCCGCTCGGCGAAGGAATCGAGCACCAGGGGATGGTCTGAGAGGTAGGGCGCCTTGACGAACTGGATCTCCGGATGCCGCGCGGCCACCTTGTCCGTGTAGTCGTAGATCCGCTTGACCAGGACGCCGGTGAAGAGGAAGTAGGGAAAGACAACGATGCGCCGGTAGCCGAGCTTGGCCGCGTGCTCGAGGCCCGGCTCTACCAAGGGGAAGGTGACCCCGGAGTAGGCGGTCTCGCCCCAGCCGAAGCCGAGCCCCTCCCAGAGCATGCGCATCACCTTGGCGACATTGGAGTTGGCGTCGGGGTCCGAGGCGCCGCGCCCGACCACGACCAGCATGGTCTCGTGCAGCGGCACCTCGCCCTCCGCCTGCTCCAGGGCCTCGCGGATGCGCGCGCCGGCCGCGCCCAGCAGCTTGCCGTCGATCGCCAGCTCGCGTCCGTAGTGAATCTCCATTTCGGGATGCCGGGCCTGGTAGGTGCTGAGCACGGAAGGGATGTCGTTCTTCGCGTGCCCGGCGGCGAAGAGCATGCCCGGCACGGCCAGTACCTTGTCGTGCCCGCTCTCGCGCAGGCGGTCCAGGCCGTCGCGGATGATCGGAGTCGCGAACTCCAGAAAGCCGCTCTCGACCTGGTATTGCGGCAGCCGCTCGCGGATGCCCCGCGCGACAGAATCGAATTCGCGCACCGCCTCGACGTCCCGGCTGCCGTGGCCGCACACCATGACGCCGGTCTTGCTCCCATTCCCGTTCATAGCCCTTTTCCTTTCGCTTGCCTGGCGTTGACCCGGGTCATCGCCGGGACCAAGGTGCCGCCATGGCCGTGATACATCCCCATGACATGGCGCCCTGGGCGATCCTGCTGCTCGCGCTGCTGATCGACGCGCTTGCGGGCGACCCGCCCTGGCTCTACCGGCGCGTCCCCCACCCCGTGGTCTTGGTCGGGCGCCTGGTCGATCTCGCCGACCGCTGCCTGAACCGGGAGGGCGGGGCGCCGAGGGAGCGCTTCCTGGCCGGTCTCTTCGCGCTCAACGCGATCGTCGCCCTGGTGCTGGCGCTGGCCTGGATGGTTGCCTTCGTACTGGCGCAGTGGCCCTTCGGCTGGCTCGTCGAGGCGCTGCTGGCCAGCAGCCTGATCGCCTTTCGCGGACTCTACGACCATGTCCGCGCCGTCGCCGAGGGACTCGACCGCGGCCTCGCCGAGGGCCGCGCCGCGGTCGCCCACATCGTCGGCCGCGACCCGGAGAGCCTGGACGAGGCCGGCGTCGCCCGGGCCGCGGTCGAAAGCCTGGCCGAGAACTTTTCCGACGGCGTGGTCGCGCCCGTCTTCTGGTATCTCCTGCTCGGCCTGCCGGGGCTCTGCGCCTACAAGGCGGTCAACACGCTTGACTCCATGATCGGCCACCGCAGCGAGCGCTACCTCTACTTCGGGCGCGCAGCCGCCCGGCTGGACGACGCCGCCAACTGGGTTCCGGCACGCCTGGCCGCCGTCCTCGTCGTGCTGGCCGCCGGCCTGCTGCCGGGCGCCGCGCCGGGTCGGGCCCTGCAAGGCAGCCTGCGCGACGCGCCAAAGCACCGCTCGCCCAACGCGGGCTGGCCGGAGGCCGCCTTCGCCGGCGCCCTGGGCTTCGCCCTGGCCGGGCCGCGGCGCTACGGCGCGCAGGGCGTCGACGACCACTGGATGGGCGACGGCCGCCGGGATCTGGGAGTTGCCGATCTGCATGCTTCTTTGCGTCTCTACCTCGTCTGCGGCGCCGTGCTGGCGGCCCTCGCGGTCGTGGGATTGTTGCTCTCCCAGTCTCCGTAAACTGCTGTCATTGCCGGACGGGCGAAGCCCGAGCGCTTCGCGCTTCCGGCAATCCAGGGGCGGCTGGCAACCCTGGATGCCCGGGTCAAGCCCGGGCATGACAAGAGGGGCGGCTTGTTTCTGGCCATTGGCTACTTGCTTCCGATCTTGTCCGGCGGCGGTACGTCGAAGACCGCCACGGTGGTCTCGCCGGCGGCGACCCGGGCCAGCGCCTCCTCCTCGAAGGCAGCGTGGGCCTGACACTTGGCAAGCAAGGCCTCGCGGCCGGCGAGGGG harbors:
- a CDS encoding SAM-dependent methyltransferase, which produces MTVHFIGAGPGAADLITLRGRDLIAACPVVLYAGSLVPEEVLAHAAPDARVLDTAPLTLDEIVEEMRRADGDGQNVARVHSGDPSLYGAIAEQIRRLKELGIAYDITPGVPAYAAAAALLGQELTLPGVSQTVVLTRTAMKASAMPPGEELAALGASGATLAIHLSARNLKHV
- the cobJ gene encoding precorrin-3B C(17)-methyltransferase — encoded protein: MSAAAETVVFVALTGKGAELALRLAESLPRAEVHGLAGRADAAPVVFRDTLEHLRDLFLAGRPIVGLCAAGILVRALGPLLSDKRAEPPVLALAEDGAAVVPLLGGHRGANALARGLGAILAVAPAITTAGDRRFGVALDDPPPGWRLANPEHHKAFGAALLDGASVRLEGAAPWLSDSGIPFRDDGALSIQVTVERRAGSDLTLIYHPARLALGLGCERGAEAEELIALARRCLAQAGLAEAAVAGVYSLDLKADEAAVHAVAEALGVEARFFDADRLEAETPRLSRPSDLVFREVGCHGVSEGAALAAAGPEGRLLVEKTRSTRGTCAVALAPGQIGPVGAPRGRLSVIGLGPGDPNWRTPEVEAAVAGASDLVGYRLYLDLLGGLAEGKRRHDYDLGEEETRVRAALDLAAAGRQVALVCSGDPGIYAMAALVFELLDRADRPEWKRVAISVAPGLSALQAAAARIGAPLGHDFCAISLSDLLTPWPAIERRLKAAAEGDFVVALYNPVSQRRKRQLEAAVEILGRARPPETPVVLARRLGREGETVEVIDLKELTPARVDMLTVVLVGSRETRRVARGDGGCWVYTPRGYAAKRADDLEASA
- a CDS encoding precorrin-2 C(20)-methyltransferase, with the translated sequence MTGTLYGLGIGPGDPELITVKALRLLRAAPVLAYPAPEKGESLARAIVADLLPGGQAEVAIRMPIEVARFPAQEVYDRSAAELGGHLAEGRDVAVLCEGDPFFYGSFMYLFGRMAEDFPVEVVPGVSSLTACAAVLGAPLAARNDVLSVVPGPLPDPELKARLADCQAAALIKVGRHFPRIRSVLEELGLAGRARYVERATMASQKILPLDAVDPAAVPYFSMILVHTRGEAWA
- the cbiE gene encoding precorrin-6y C5,15-methyltransferase (decarboxylating) subunit CbiE is translated as MMPWLSIVGLGEDGLGGLDPAARALVDQAEVLVGGKRHLAMVPDDGRERLTWTSPIRDLVEEIAGRRGQKICVLATGDPMAYGIGVTLARHVEQEEMVVLPGPSAFSLAAARLGWSLADVECLTLHGRPLALLHAYLQPGARLLLLSENGETPGQVAELLTARGYGESRLAVLEHMGGEKERLIEGTAAAWARDDLADLNTVAVACVAGAGAALLPRTPGLPDEAFRSDGQLTKREVRAATLAALAPVPGQLLWDVGAGCGSIAIEWMRAAPRARAIAIERHPDRLAFIAENAAALGAPKLEIVAGEAPGALAGLEAPDAVFVGGGAGTDGLFEACWRALKPGGRFVANVVTLEGEQAVVAWRDAIGGRLTRIAVSRAEAVGPFTGWRPLMPVTTYAVTKP
- a CDS encoding precorrin-8X methylmutase — protein: MTQEAAIDYLRDPEEIYRRSFAAVRAATDLSQVPAPLVGVVLRLVHACGEPEIVRDLSWSGKVGESARASFDLGAPILVDCTMVAAGIIRSRFPGDIDILCTLNDRRVPDLAREQATTRSAAAVSLWRPHLKRSVVAIGNAPTALFRLLEELRDGAPRPAAILAFPVGFIGAAESKEALIEADLGIPYLTLRGRRGGSALAAAAVNALAGGAA
- a CDS encoding sirohydrochlorin chelatase, with product MNGNGSKTGVMVCGHGSRDVEAVREFDSVARGIRERLPQYQVESGFLEFATPIIRDGLDRLRESGHDKVLAVPGMLFAAGHAKNDIPSVLSTYQARHPEMEIHYGRELAIDGKLLGAAGARIREALEQAEGEVPLHETMLVVVGRGASDPDANSNVAKVMRMLWEGLGFGWGETAYSGVTFPLVEPGLEHAAKLGYRRIVVFPYFLFTGVLVKRIYDYTDKVAARHPEIQFVKAPYLSDHPLVLDSFAERVQEIETGDNNMNCKLCKYREQILGFEAEVGLPQESHHHHVEGIGTDADKHDHSHSHSHGHSHGHAHAGDQAHSHSHSHSHSHGHGHGHSHGHHHHPYPHADHPLGPRSMKKRAQG
- the cbiB gene encoding adenosylcobinamide-phosphate synthase CbiB, which produces MAVIHPHDMAPWAILLLALLIDALAGDPPWLYRRVPHPVVLVGRLVDLADRCLNREGGAPRERFLAGLFALNAIVALVLALAWMVAFVLAQWPFGWLVEALLASSLIAFRGLYDHVRAVAEGLDRGLAEGRAAVAHIVGRDPESLDEAGVARAAVESLAENFSDGVVAPVFWYLLLGLPGLCAYKAVNTLDSMIGHRSERYLYFGRAAARLDDAANWVPARLAAVLVVLAAGLLPGAAPGRALQGSLRDAPKHRSPNAGWPEAAFAGALGFALAGPRRYGAQGVDDHWMGDGRRDLGVADLHASLRLYLVCGAVLAALAVVGLLLSQSP